A part of Campylobacter concisus genomic DNA contains:
- a CDS encoding DNA-directed RNA polymerase subunit beta', whose protein sequence is MKLTNLKPVEIKEEHRPRDFEAFQLRLASPEKIKSWSYGEVKKPETINYRTLKPERDGLFCAKIFGPIRDYECLCGKYKKMRYKGIKCEKCGVEVTTSKVRRSRMGHIELVTPVAHIWYVNFLPSRIGALLGIKMKDLERVLYYEAYIVDNAGEAYYDNENSKKVEKYDVLNEEQYQSLASRYEESGFTARMGGEVIYDMLAELDLMQILNQLKEEMEATNSEAKKKTIVKRLKVIESFLNSGNRPEWMMITNLPVLPPDLRPLVSLDGGKFAVSDVNDLYRRVINRNSRLKRLLELDAPEIIIRNEKRMLQEAVDALFDNGRRANAVKGANKRPLKSLSEIIKGKQGRFRQNLLGKRVDFSGRSVIVVGPKLKMDQCGLPKKMALELFKPHLLARLEEKGYATTVKQAKKMIEDKTNEVWECLEEVVKDYPVMLNRAPTLHKLSIQAFHPVLVEGKAIQLHPLVCAAFNADFDGDQMAVHVPLSQEAIAECKILMLSSMNILLPASGKAITVPSQDMVLGIYYLSLERNEEKGANKIFSSVDEVMIAEEANTLGLHAKIKTMVDNKIIFTTAGRLILRAILPDFVPDNMWNKIMKKKDIANLVDYVYRNGGLEVTADFLDKLKNLGFRYATKAGISISIADIIVPDSKQKYIDEAKKKVREIQKQYGAGLLTDSERYNKIIDIWTDTNNSVASEMMKLIQNDKGGFNSIYMMADSGARGSAAQIRQLAGMRGLMAKPDGSIIETPIISNFREGLNIMEYFNSTHGARKGLADTALKTANAGYLTRKLIDVAQNVKVTMHDCGTHEGVEITDITESGELIESLEERVLGRVLADDVIDPITNEILFSEGTLLDEEKARAITEAGIKSVSIRTPITCKAPKGVCAKCYGLNLGEGKLVKPGEAVGIISAQSIGEPGTQLTLRTFHIGGTASTEQQDRQVIAQKEGFIRYYNLNTYDNGDKKIVANRRSAAVLLVEPKIKSTIDGKIEIEYAHEDVNIVIKGKKEEVKYTIRRNDLAKPNELAGVSGKIEGKMYIPYVSGDKVKENESIVEIIKEGWNIPNRIPYASELKISDGDPVTRKILADANGVVKFFILKGDYLDRVKDIKKGHKVTEKGFFVVVSDKDGREAVRHYIPRNSIIQVSDNDAVERATVVSLPEKDDKLIIAEWDPYSTPTIAEEAGVVSFEDIEPGYSATEQADEATGQRRLVINEYLPSGVKPAIIIATKKGNLIKYPLDPKTAIFVSSGDEVAQADILAKTPKAVAKSKDITGGLPRVSELFEARRPKNTAIVAEIDGVVRFDKPLRSKERIIIQAEDGTTAEYLIEKSRQIQVRDGEFVHAGEKLTDGLISSHDILRILGEKALHYYLISEIQQVYRRQGVAIADKHIEIIVSQMLRQVKIVDSGNTNFIVGDMVSRNKFKEENERIMNMGGEPAIAEPILLGVTRAAIGSDSVISAASFQETTKVLTEASIAAKFDYLEDLKENVILGRMIPVGTGFYKDKKVKIKEN, encoded by the coding sequence ATGAAACTAACTAATTTAAAACCAGTTGAGATAAAAGAAGAGCATAGACCTCGTGATTTTGAAGCTTTTCAACTTCGTTTAGCAAGTCCTGAGAAGATAAAATCTTGGAGTTATGGCGAAGTTAAAAAACCAGAAACTATCAACTATCGTACACTAAAACCTGAGCGTGATGGCTTGTTTTGTGCGAAAATTTTTGGACCTATCCGTGACTACGAGTGCCTTTGTGGCAAATATAAAAAGATGCGTTATAAGGGCATAAAATGCGAAAAGTGCGGTGTTGAAGTAACGACATCTAAAGTTCGCCGCTCTCGCATGGGTCATATCGAGCTTGTAACTCCAGTGGCTCATATTTGGTATGTAAATTTCTTGCCAAGCCGTATCGGTGCGCTTCTTGGTATTAAGATGAAAGATCTTGAGCGCGTACTTTACTATGAGGCATACATTGTTGATAATGCTGGTGAGGCTTATTACGACAATGAAAATTCTAAAAAAGTTGAAAAATATGACGTTTTAAATGAAGAGCAATACCAAAGCCTAGCTTCAAGATATGAAGAGAGCGGTTTTACGGCAAGAATGGGTGGCGAGGTCATCTATGATATGCTAGCTGAGCTTGATTTGATGCAAATCCTAAATCAGCTAAAAGAAGAGATGGAAGCTACAAATTCTGAAGCCAAGAAAAAGACTATCGTAAAACGCCTAAAAGTTATCGAGAGCTTTTTAAATTCAGGCAACCGCCCAGAGTGGATGATGATAACAAATTTACCAGTTCTTCCGCCTGATCTTAGACCGCTAGTTAGCCTTGATGGTGGTAAATTTGCCGTTTCAGACGTAAACGACCTATATCGTCGTGTAATAAATAGAAACAGCCGTCTAAAACGTCTACTTGAGCTTGATGCACCTGAGATCATTATCAGAAATGAAAAGAGAATGCTTCAAGAGGCCGTTGATGCACTATTTGATAATGGTCGCAGAGCAAATGCAGTAAAAGGTGCAAACAAGCGCCCGCTAAAATCACTAAGCGAGATCATTAAAGGTAAGCAAGGTCGCTTCCGCCAGAATTTGCTAGGTAAGCGTGTTGACTTCTCTGGACGTTCTGTTATCGTTGTTGGTCCAAAACTAAAGATGGATCAGTGCGGTCTTCCAAAGAAGATGGCTCTAGAGCTATTCAAGCCACATTTGCTTGCTCGTCTTGAAGAAAAAGGCTATGCAACAACTGTTAAGCAGGCTAAAAAGATGATAGAAGATAAAACAAATGAGGTTTGGGAGTGCCTAGAAGAGGTCGTTAAAGACTATCCAGTTATGCTAAACCGTGCTCCAACACTTCACAAACTTTCTATCCAGGCGTTTCACCCAGTACTTGTTGAGGGCAAGGCTATCCAACTTCACCCACTAGTTTGTGCGGCGTTCAACGCAGACTTTGACGGTGACCAAATGGCTGTTCATGTGCCACTATCTCAAGAGGCTATCGCTGAGTGTAAAATTTTGATGCTTAGCTCAATGAACATCTTACTTCCTGCAAGCGGTAAGGCTATCACGGTTCCTTCGCAAGATATGGTTTTGGGAATTTACTACCTAAGCTTGGAGAGAAATGAAGAAAAAGGTGCAAACAAAATTTTCTCAAGTGTCGATGAAGTAATGATCGCTGAAGAGGCTAATACACTTGGCCTTCATGCAAAAATTAAGACAATGGTTGATAATAAGATCATCTTTACGACAGCTGGTCGCTTGATCCTAAGAGCGATACTACCTGATTTTGTTCCTGATAATATGTGGAATAAGATCATGAAGAAAAAAGACATTGCAAATTTGGTTGATTATGTTTATAGAAATGGTGGCCTTGAAGTAACGGCCGATTTCCTTGATAAGCTTAAAAATTTAGGCTTTAGATATGCTACAAAAGCTGGAATTTCTATCTCTATCGCAGATATCATCGTCCCAGATAGCAAGCAAAAATATATCGACGAAGCTAAGAAAAAAGTTCGCGAAATTCAAAAGCAATATGGCGCTGGTCTTTTAACAGACAGTGAGAGATACAATAAGATCATCGATATCTGGACAGATACAAACAACAGCGTTGCAAGCGAGATGATGAAGCTTATCCAAAATGATAAAGGCGGATTTAACTCAATTTACATGATGGCTGACTCAGGCGCTAGAGGTAGTGCTGCGCAAATTCGCCAGCTAGCTGGTATGCGTGGTCTTATGGCAAAACCTGATGGTTCGATCATCGAAACGCCAATCATTTCGAACTTCCGTGAAGGTCTAAACATAATGGAGTACTTTAACTCTACCCACGGAGCTAGAAAAGGTCTTGCGGATACCGCTCTAAAAACAGCCAACGCCGGTTATTTAACAAGAAAACTAATCGATGTTGCTCAAAATGTTAAAGTCACAATGCATGACTGCGGTACGCACGAGGGTGTTGAAATTACAGATATTACAGAGAGTGGCGAGCTAATAGAAAGCCTTGAAGAAAGAGTATTAGGCCGTGTTTTAGCAGATGATGTGATCGATCCTATAACAAATGAAATTTTATTTAGCGAAGGCACGCTACTTGATGAAGAAAAAGCTAGAGCTATAACTGAGGCTGGTATAAAATCAGTAAGCATTAGAACACCTATCACGTGCAAAGCACCAAAAGGCGTTTGTGCAAAATGCTACGGCTTAAATTTGGGTGAAGGTAAACTTGTAAAACCAGGTGAAGCAGTTGGTATCATTTCAGCCCAATCTATCGGTGAGCCAGGTACGCAGCTAACACTAAGAACATTCCACATCGGTGGTACGGCTTCTACTGAACAACAAGATCGCCAAGTAATCGCTCAAAAAGAGGGATTCATCAGATATTATAACCTTAATACTTATGATAACGGTGATAAGAAGATCGTTGCAAATAGAAGAAGTGCGGCTGTGCTACTTGTTGAGCCAAAGATTAAATCAACGATTGACGGCAAAATAGAGATCGAATATGCCCACGAAGATGTAAATATCGTGATAAAAGGTAAAAAAGAAGAGGTTAAATATACAATTAGAAGAAACGATCTTGCTAAGCCAAATGAATTAGCTGGTGTTAGCGGAAAGATCGAAGGAAAGATGTATATACCTTATGTAAGTGGTGATAAAGTAAAAGAGAATGAAAGTATCGTTGAGATCATAAAAGAGGGTTGGAATATCCCAAATCGTATCCCATACGCTAGTGAACTTAAAATTTCAGACGGAGATCCTGTAACTCGTAAAATTTTAGCTGACGCAAATGGTGTGGTTAAATTTTTCATATTAAAGGGTGATTATCTTGATAGGGTTAAAGATATCAAAAAAGGTCACAAAGTAACTGAAAAAGGTTTCTTTGTAGTTGTTTCTGATAAAGATGGACGTGAAGCGGTTCGCCATTATATCCCAAGAAATTCTATCATTCAAGTTTCTGATAATGATGCAGTTGAGAGAGCGACAGTAGTCTCATTGCCTGAAAAAGATGATAAGTTGATTATTGCTGAGTGGGACCCATACTCAACTCCAACTATTGCTGAAGAAGCTGGTGTGGTTAGCTTTGAGGATATTGAGCCAGGATATAGTGCGACTGAGCAAGCAGATGAGGCGACTGGACAAAGACGTCTTGTTATCAATGAGTATTTGCCAAGCGGTGTAAAACCTGCGATTATTATCGCTACTAAAAAAGGAAATTTAATTAAGTATCCGCTTGATCCAAAAACTGCGATCTTTGTCTCAAGTGGTGATGAAGTAGCTCAGGCTGATATTTTGGCCAAGACCCCAAAAGCTGTTGCTAAGTCAAAAGATATTACTGGCGGTCTTCCAAGAGTTAGTGAGCTATTTGAAGCAAGACGCCCTAAAAATACAGCTATCGTTGCAGAGATTGATGGCGTGGTTAGATTTGACAAGCCACTTCGCTCAAAAGAGCGCATAATCATCCAAGCTGAAGATGGCACAACTGCTGAGTATTTGATCGAGAAAAGTCGTCAGATCCAAGTAAGAGATGGGGAATTTGTCCATGCTGGTGAGAAACTAACTGATGGGCTAATCTCAAGCCACGATATTTTAAGAATTCTTGGCGAAAAAGCGCTTCACTACTATTTGATTAGCGAGATTCAACAAGTTTATCGCCGCCAAGGTGTTGCGATCGCAGATAAACATATCGAGATCATCGTCTCTCAAATGCTTCGCCAAGTCAAAATCGTTGATAGTGGAAATACAAATTTCATCGTTGGCGATATGGTCTCAAGAAATAAATTTAAAGAAGAGAACGAACGTATCATGAACATGGGTGGTGAGCCAGCTATTGCTGAGCCGATCTTGTTAGGCGTTACAAGAGCAGCTATCGGAAGTGATAGTGTGATCTCTGCTGCATCGTTCCAAGAGACAACTAAAGTCTTAACAGAAGCATCGATTGCTGCTAAATTTGACTATCTTGAAGATCTAAAAGAGAACGTTATCCTAGGACGTATGATTCCGGTTGGAACTGGTTTTTATAAGGATAAAAAAGTAAAAATCAAAGAAAACTAA
- a CDS encoding 30S ribosomal protein S12, whose translation MPTINQLVRKERKKVTVKSKSPALKECPQRRGVCTRVYTTTPKKPNSALRKVAKVRLTSGFEVISYIGGEGHNLQEHSIVLVRGGRVKDLPGVKYHIVRGALDTAGVAKRTVSRSKYGAKRPKAGAAAATKK comes from the coding sequence GTGCCAACCATAAATCAATTGGTCAGAAAAGAACGCAAGAAAGTGACTGTTAAGTCAAAATCTCCAGCGTTAAAAGAGTGCCCTCAAAGAAGAGGAGTTTGCACTAGGGTTTATACTACAACTCCTAAAAAACCAAACTCAGCTTTGAGGAAAGTTGCCAAAGTCAGGCTAACAAGCGGTTTTGAGGTCATCAGCTATATCGGTGGTGAAGGTCATAACCTACAAGAACACAGTATCGTTTTAGTTCGCGGCGGTAGGGTTAAAGACTTACCAGGTGTTAAATATCACATCGTTCGTGGTGCACTTGATACTGCTGGTGTTGCAAAGAGAACAGTTTCTCGTTCTAAATATGGTGCGAAACGCCCTAAAGCTGGTGCTGCAGCTGCAACAAAAAAGTAA
- a CDS encoding 30S ribosomal protein S7: protein MRRRKAPVREILPDPIYGNKIITKFINSLMYDGKKSVATEIMYGAIKAIEKKNAEVKGIDVFNDAIENVKPILEVKSRRVGGATYQVPVEVRPARQQALAIRWLITYARKRSERTMIDKLANELLDAANSKGASFKKKEDTYKMAEANKAFAHYRW from the coding sequence ATGAGAAGAAGAAAAGCCCCTGTAAGGGAAATCTTACCTGATCCGATTTACGGAAATAAAATAATCACTAAATTTATTAATTCTCTTATGTATGATGGCAAAAAAAGCGTCGCTACTGAGATAATGTATGGTGCTATTAAAGCCATAGAAAAGAAAAATGCTGAGGTTAAAGGCATCGACGTTTTTAACGATGCTATTGAAAATGTAAAACCTATTCTAGAAGTTAAATCACGCCGTGTTGGTGGTGCTACCTATCAAGTACCAGTTGAGGTTCGCCCAGCTCGCCAACAAGCTCTTGCTATCCGTTGGCTTATAACTTACGCTAGAAAAAGAAGCGAAAGAACTATGATAGATAAACTAGCGAATGAGCTCTTAGATGCGGCAAACTCAAAAGGTGCATCTTTCAAGAAGAAGGAAGATACTTACAAGATGGCAGAGGCTAATAAAGCATTTGCTCACTACCGCTGGTAA
- the fusA gene encoding elongation factor G (EF-G; promotes GTP-dependent translocation of the ribosome during translation; many organisms have multiple copies of this gene), with protein MAERKTPLHKVRNIGIAAHIDAGKTTTSERILFFTGMSHKIGEVHDGAATMDWMEQEKERGITITSAATTAFWKGYQINLIDTPGHVDFTIEVERSMRVLDGAVSVFCSVGGVQPQSETVWRQANKYHVPRIVFVNKMDRIGANFFRVEEQIRERLKANPIPIQIPIGAEDNFRGVVDLVRMKAYVWNDEKKPTDYVEEEIPAEVKDKAEEYRAKLIEAVSETDDSLMEKFFAGEDLSEEEIKKGIKAGCLRMTITPMLCGTAFKNKGIQPLLDAVVDYLPAPDEIEAIKGVYEDGTEVTVESTDNGEFAALAFKIMTDPFVGQLTFIRVYRGSLESGSYAYNTVQDCKERIGRLLKMHSNKREEITELFAGEIGAVVGLKNTLTGDTLASEKDKVILERMDFPEPVISVAVEPKTKADQEKMAIALQKLAQEDPSFRVSTDEESGQTIISGMGELHLEIIVDRMLREFKVDAEVGQPQVAYRETIRKTVEQEYKYAKQSGGRGQYGHVFLRIEPLPAASGFEFVNDIKGGVVPKEYIPAVEKGCKEALQSGVLAGYPVEDVKVTLFDGSYHEVDSSEMAFKLAASMGFKEGARKAGAVILEPMMKVEVETPEEYMGDVIGDLNKRRGQVNSMDDRNGVKIIAAYCPLAQMFGYSTDLRSMTQGRATYSMEFDHYEEVPKNVSDEIIKKRNG; from the coding sequence ATGGCAGAGAGAAAAACGCCTTTACATAAGGTAAGAAATATCGGTATTGCAGCTCACATTGATGCTGGAAAGACAACTACTAGTGAGAGAATTTTATTCTTTACTGGCATGAGCCATAAAATAGGTGAGGTTCATGATGGTGCTGCTACCATGGATTGGATGGAACAAGAAAAAGAGCGTGGTATTACTATTACTTCAGCTGCAACTACGGCATTTTGGAAGGGTTATCAAATAAACTTAATTGACACTCCGGGACACGTTGACTTTACTATCGAAGTTGAGCGTTCTATGCGTGTTCTTGACGGTGCTGTTTCAGTATTTTGTTCTGTTGGTGGTGTTCAACCACAATCAGAAACTGTTTGGAGACAAGCAAATAAGTATCACGTACCAAGAATCGTTTTTGTTAATAAAATGGATAGAATCGGTGCAAATTTCTTTAGAGTTGAAGAGCAGATCAGGGAAAGACTAAAAGCAAACCCAATACCTATTCAAATTCCTATAGGTGCCGAGGATAACTTTAGAGGTGTAGTTGACCTTGTAAGAATGAAAGCTTACGTTTGGAATGATGAGAAAAAGCCAACTGACTATGTTGAAGAAGAAATTCCAGCTGAAGTTAAAGATAAGGCAGAAGAATATCGTGCGAAATTAATCGAAGCTGTTTCAGAAACAGATGATAGCTTGATGGAGAAATTTTTTGCTGGTGAAGATCTAAGTGAAGAAGAGATCAAAAAAGGCATAAAAGCAGGCTGCTTGAGAATGACTATCACGCCTATGCTTTGTGGAACTGCGTTTAAAAACAAAGGAATTCAACCTCTACTTGATGCTGTTGTTGACTACTTGCCAGCTCCAGATGAAATTGAAGCTATTAAGGGTGTATATGAAGATGGCACCGAAGTAACTGTTGAAAGTACTGATAATGGTGAATTTGCAGCTCTTGCATTTAAGATTATGACTGACCCATTTGTCGGACAGCTAACATTTATCCGTGTTTATAGAGGAAGCCTTGAAAGTGGTAGCTATGCTTACAACACAGTTCAAGACTGCAAAGAGAGAATCGGTCGTTTGCTAAAAATGCACTCAAATAAACGTGAAGAGATTACTGAGCTTTTTGCTGGTGAGATCGGCGCTGTTGTTGGTCTAAAAAATACTCTAACAGGTGATACTCTAGCTAGCGAGAAAGATAAAGTTATCCTTGAAAGAATGGACTTTCCAGAACCAGTTATTAGTGTTGCAGTTGAGCCAAAAACAAAAGCAGACCAGGAAAAAATGGCAATAGCGCTTCAAAAACTAGCTCAAGAAGATCCAAGTTTTAGAGTTAGCACAGACGAAGAGAGTGGTCAAACTATTATTAGCGGTATGGGTGAACTTCACTTAGAGATTATAGTTGATCGTATGCTTCGTGAATTTAAAGTTGATGCTGAAGTTGGACAACCACAAGTTGCTTATCGTGAAACTATTCGTAAGACAGTTGAGCAAGAGTATAAGTATGCTAAACAATCAGGCGGTCGTGGTCAATACGGTCACGTATTTTTACGTATTGAACCGCTTCCAGCTGCTAGTGGATTTGAGTTTGTTAATGATATCAAAGGTGGTGTTGTTCCAAAAGAATATATTCCAGCTGTTGAAAAAGGCTGCAAAGAGGCACTTCAAAGCGGTGTTCTTGCTGGTTACCCAGTTGAAGACGTTAAAGTCACACTATTTGATGGTAGCTACCATGAAGTTGACTCGTCTGAAATGGCATTTAAGCTTGCTGCTTCAATGGGCTTTAAGGAAGGTGCTAGAAAAGCAGGTGCTGTTATTCTTGAGCCTATGATGAAGGTTGAAGTAGAAACTCCAGAAGAGTATATGGGTGATGTTATAGGCGACCTTAATAAACGCCGTGGTCAAGTAAATTCAATGGATGATAGAAATGGTGTGAAGATCATTGCAGCTTATTGTCCATTAGCTCAAATGTTTGGCTATTCAACAGATCTTCGCTCGATGACTCAAGGCCGTGCAACTTATTCAATGGAATTCGATCACTACGAAGAAGTTCCTAAAAACGTAAGTGATGAGATTATTAAAAAAAGAAATGGCTAA
- a CDS encoding thiosulfate sulfurtransferase produces the protein MKKILLLGAVCCMLSADVKTVSISPDEIKKYDQIIDIRTPSEWQETGIITGAKTITFDPSDKSAFLDELSKAVDIKKPIALVCRSGRRSTAAAAAIDSSDLKIINLDGGMSSLIEQGYKTTPYKK, from the coding sequence ATGAAAAAAATTTTACTTTTAGGAGCCGTTTGTTGTATGTTGTCAGCTGATGTCAAAACTGTTAGTATAAGTCCAGATGAGATCAAAAAATATGATCAGATTATCGATATTAGAACTCCATCTGAGTGGCAAGAGACTGGCATTATAACTGGTGCGAAGACCATTACTTTTGATCCAAGCGACAAGAGTGCATTTTTAGATGAGCTTTCAAAGGCGGTTGATATCAAAAAGCCTATCGCACTTGTTTGTAGAAGTGGCAGAAGAAGCACGGCGGCAGCTGCAGCGATAGATAGCTCAGATCTTAAGATAATAAATTTGGATGGAGGTATGAGCAGTTTGATCGAGCAAGGCTATAAAACTACACCTTATAAAAAATAG
- a CDS encoding DNA starvation/stationary phase protection protein: MSKVILQLNTIQADANALYIKFHDLHWNVKGIQFFSVHEYTEKAYEDMSDIFDAVAERALMLGGRPIAKAEELAKVAHIKHEPKESYTPTEVLDIVLADYKHLLGEFKKLDELAEGDTTTQMYAQDQIAKFEKAIWS; this comes from the coding sequence ATGTCAAAAGTTATTTTACAGTTAAACACAATTCAGGCTGATGCGAATGCACTTTACATTAAATTTCACGATCTTCACTGGAATGTAAAAGGTATTCAATTTTTTAGCGTCCATGAATACACAGAAAAAGCTTATGAAGATATGAGTGATATATTTGATGCAGTTGCAGAAAGAGCTCTTATGCTTGGCGGCAGACCTATCGCAAAGGCTGAGGAGCTAGCAAAAGTCGCTCACATCAAGCATGAGCCAAAAGAGAGCTACACTCCAACTGAAGTTTTGGATATTGTTTTGGCTGATTACAAGCACCTTTTGGGCGAGTTTAAAAAACTTGATGAGCTTGCAGAGGGCGACACAACAACTCAAATGTATGCGCAAGATCAAATAGCTAAATTTGAAAAAGCCATCTGGAGCTAA
- a CDS encoding hydrogenase-4 component G — MQISQIVSSYNTSSVKENIKSEISLHKDEKEVSKKQPEVSNLSAKEISNSYFLQYQKDITQNASSNLLAQGGLSFNVPENLSEILSGLDLTSIGYNGKSLNELTSDEANDLISENGFFGIANTADRIASFVLNGAGDDIEKLKAGREGAAKGFEDAKKIWGGELPEISQKTIEKTLETLDKKIAELGGNVLNVSA; from the coding sequence ATGCAAATCAGTCAAATCGTAAGCTCATACAACACTTCAAGCGTAAAAGAAAATATAAAATCAGAAATTTCACTTCACAAAGATGAAAAAGAGGTTTCTAAAAAGCAGCCTGAGGTTTCAAATTTAAGCGCAAAAGAGATATCAAATAGCTATTTTTTGCAGTATCAAAAAGATATTACTCAAAATGCTAGTTCAAATTTACTAGCACAAGGCGGTCTAAGCTTTAACGTACCTGAAAATTTATCAGAAATTTTATCAGGCCTTGATCTTACAAGTATCGGCTATAACGGTAAATCTTTAAACGAGCTAACTAGTGACGAGGCAAATGATCTTATTAGCGAGAATGGATTTTTTGGTATCGCAAATACGGCTGATAGGATAGCTAGCTTTGTGCTAAATGGCGCAGGAGATGATATCGAGAAGCTAAAAGCTGGTAGAGAAGGCGCGGCAAAGGGTTTTGAGGATGCGAAGAAAATTTGGGGAGGTGAGCTTCCTGAAATTTCACAAAAGACTATTGAAAAGACCCTTGAGACACTTGATAAAAAGATCGCCGAGCTTGGCGGTAACGTTTTAAATGTTTCAGCTTAA